The following proteins come from a genomic window of Trifolium pratense cultivar HEN17-A07 linkage group LG4, ARS_RC_1.1, whole genome shotgun sequence:
- the LOC123921079 gene encoding protein ALTERED PHOSPHATE STARVATION RESPONSE 1-like isoform X2 — protein sequence MGCTSSKLDDLPAVALCRERCSFLDEAIHQRYALAAAHVSYINSLNSIGHSLHSFIQHDPPTHSSAVVSPPPKNNNHHLATKHSSPSPPHSDSGGSHLHFHTDSDDEDDDQLHHHDDDASPSPLHFPHKNHNTGAGGYYNNSPPPHHHMNSNFQMNFMKNKPPPPSSIVYEQRPMSNETVYVGESSSSFYNPYQQQQPPYPYTNNNYYAGYSNPPPPSSSFYGSSPPPPMAASSKPPPAPPSPPRTSTWDFLNFFDSDDKYYPQTHYTPTATPSRDSKEVREEEGIPDLEDEDEVVKQVHGDQKLVHPPNHSHDHGHGHLHDEDDDDDDEDESEVEYEVHVVDKKVVDDDDGKPKPKPKANSAFRPGSRNPLEVAKEIQILFQRASDSGSHIADILEVGKLRYHHKATSKMLHLVAPSLSVVSSASRNTQSTEPNNMDLDVELTTRSRNLSSTLHKLYLWEKKLFNEVKAEEKMRVVHDRKCRKLKRLDERGADFNKVDSTRAFIRDLSTKISMAINVVDKISMTINKIRDEELWPQLKGLIQGFNKMWKSMLECHHSQCEAIREARILGSVASRKKSGDSHLLATKQLEQELINWTFQFAGWVSAQKGYVRALNNWLLKCLLYVPEETSDGIVPFSPGRIGAPPIFVICNQWSQALDRISEKEVVETMHVFTMSVLHIWEQDKLELHQQLTQNKDLERKVRNIDRDDQKLQKQIQALERKIVMTSGEGKGLSVSESIIYQSDKSSNLQASLQRIFEAMERFTDESVKAYEELIQRSEEESAPRNHE from the exons ATGGGGTGTACCAGCTCCAAGCTGGACGATCTCCCGGCGGTAGCTTTATGCCGGGAAAGATGTAGTTTTCTTGACGAAGCTATTCATCAACGCTATGCTCTCGCTGCTGCTCATGTCTCTTACATCAATTCCCTCAATTCAATTGGCCATTCTCTACACTCTTTCATTCAACACGACCCCCCCACTCATTCCTCCGCCGTTGTTTCACCTCCTCCTAAAAACAACAACCACCACCTCGCCACCAAACACTCTTCTCCCTCACCACCTCACTCCGATTCCGGTGGTTCTCATCTTCATTTCCACACCGATTCCGATGATGAAGACGACGATCAATTACACCACCACGACGATGATGCTTCTCCTTCTCCTTTACATTTCCCTCACAAAAACCACAACACCGGTGCCGGCGGATATTACAACAATTCACCGCCGCCACATCATCATATGAACTCCAATTTTCAGATGAATTTCATGAAGAATAAACCTCCTCCACCTTCTTCAATCGTGTACGAACAGAGACCCATGAGTAACGAAACTGTTTATGTCGGTGAATCATCTTCATCTTTTTACAACCcttatcaacaacaacaaccaccatATCCTTATACCAACAATAACTATTATGCTGGATATTCAAATCCGCCTCCTCCTTCTTCTTCCTTTTATGGATCTTCACCGCCTCCTCCTATGGCTGCTTCTTCTAAACCACCACCAGCTCCACCTTCTCCTCCAAGGACTTCAACTTGGGATTTTCTCAATTTCTTCGATAGCGACGACAAGTACTATCCTCAGACTCATTATACACCGACCGCCACACCTAGCCGCGATTCCAAGGAGGTGAGGGAGGAAGAAGGGATCCCTGACTtggaagatgaggatgaagTTGTTAAACAGGTGCATGGAGATCAAAAGCTTGTTCATCCTCCTAATCATTCTCATGATCATGGTCATGGTCATCTtcatgatgaagatgatgatgatgatgatgaggatgagTCTGAAGTGGAATATGAGGTTCATGTGGTGGATAAGAAAGtcgttgatgatgatgatggcaaGCCCAAGCCCAAACCTAAGGCTAATTCTGCATTTAGACCTGGTTCTAGGAATCCCCTTGAAGTTGCCAAAGAAATTCAGATTCTTTTTCAGCGGGCTTCCGATTCCGGTTCACATATAGCCGATATTCTTGAAGTTGGAAAGCTTCGTTATCATCACAAAG CTACTTCCAAGATGTTGCATCTGGTTGCACCCTCATTGTCCGTCGTGTCTTCTGCTTCAAGGAATACCCAATCCACTGAACCTAACAACATGGATCTTGATGTTGAACTCACTACCAGGTCGCGCAATCTTTCTTCTACACTCCACAAGCTATATCTATGGGAAAAGAAACTCTTTAATGAAGTAAAG GCAGAGGAAAAGATGCGGGTCGTGCATGATAGGAAGTGTCGCAAACTAAAGCGTTTGGATGAAAGGGGTGCTGATTTTAACAAAGTTGATTCCACCCGAGCTTTTATTAGGGATCTGTCCACAAAAATAAGCATGGCAATCAATGTTGTTGACAAGATTTCTATGACGATAAATAAGATAAGGGATGAAGAATTGTGGCCGCAACTGAAGGGATTAATACAGGG GTTTAACAAAATGTGGAAATCCATGCTCGAATGCCATCATAGTCAGTGTGAAGCAATTAGAGAAGCCAGAATTCTGGGTTCGGTTGCATCCAGAAAGAAAAGTGGCGATAGTCATCTTCTAGCTACCAAGCAGCTCGAACAAGAGCTTATCAATTGGACTTTCCAATTCGCTGGCTGGGTAAGTGCACAGAAAGGTTATGTCAGAGCATTGAATAACTGGCTGCTGAAATGTCTGCTGTATGTACCTGAAGAAACATCTGATGGCATAGTCCCCTTTTCCCCTGGTAGGATTGGTGCCCCCCCAATATTTGTAATATGTAATCAGTGGTCTCAAGCTTTGGATAGAATATCTGAAAAGGAAGTTGTTGAAACCATGCATGTATTTACCATGAGTGTCCTTCATATATGGGAACAAGATAAGCTAGAACTGCATCAGCAGCTGACACAGAACAAAGATCTTGAGAGAAAAGTGAGAAATATAGACAGAGATGACCAGAAGCTGCAGAAGCAAATTCAAGCATTAGAGCGGAAGATAGTCATGACATCTGGGGAAGGTAAAGGTCTCTCAGTTTCTGAGAGTATCATATATCAGAGTGACAAAAGCAGTAATCTACAGGCTAGTTTGCAGCGTATTTTTGAGGCAATGGAGAGATTTACTGATGAATCTGTGAAAGCTTATGAGGAGTTGATACAACGGAGTGAAGAAGAAAGTGCCCCTCGAAATCATGAATGA
- the LOC123921079 gene encoding protein ALTERED PHOSPHATE STARVATION RESPONSE 1-like isoform X1 — protein MGCTSSKLDDLPAVALCRERCSFLDEAIHQRYALAAAHVSYINSLNSIGHSLHSFIQHDPPTHSSAVVSPPPKNNNHHLATKHSSPSPPHSDSGGSHLHFHTDSDDEDDDQLHHHDDDASPSPLHFPHKNHNTGAGGYYNNSPPPHHHMNSNFQMNFMKNKPPPPSSIVYEQRPMSNETVYVGESSSSFYNPYQQQQPPYPYTNNNYYAGYSNPPPPSSSFYGSSPPPPMAASSKPPPAPPSPPRTSTWDFLNFFDSDDKYYPQTHYTPTATPSRDSKEVREEEGIPDLEDEDEVVKQVHGDQKLVHPPNHSHDHGHGHLHDEDDDDDDEDESEVEYEVHVVDKKVVDDDDGKPKPKPKANSAFRPGSRNPLEVAKEIQILFQRASDSGSHIADILEVGKLRYHHKAATSKMLHLVAPSLSVVSSASRNTQSTEPNNMDLDVELTTRSRNLSSTLHKLYLWEKKLFNEVKAEEKMRVVHDRKCRKLKRLDERGADFNKVDSTRAFIRDLSTKISMAINVVDKISMTINKIRDEELWPQLKGLIQGFNKMWKSMLECHHSQCEAIREARILGSVASRKKSGDSHLLATKQLEQELINWTFQFAGWVSAQKGYVRALNNWLLKCLLYVPEETSDGIVPFSPGRIGAPPIFVICNQWSQALDRISEKEVVETMHVFTMSVLHIWEQDKLELHQQLTQNKDLERKVRNIDRDDQKLQKQIQALERKIVMTSGEGKGLSVSESIIYQSDKSSNLQASLQRIFEAMERFTDESVKAYEELIQRSEEESAPRNHE, from the exons ATGGGGTGTACCAGCTCCAAGCTGGACGATCTCCCGGCGGTAGCTTTATGCCGGGAAAGATGTAGTTTTCTTGACGAAGCTATTCATCAACGCTATGCTCTCGCTGCTGCTCATGTCTCTTACATCAATTCCCTCAATTCAATTGGCCATTCTCTACACTCTTTCATTCAACACGACCCCCCCACTCATTCCTCCGCCGTTGTTTCACCTCCTCCTAAAAACAACAACCACCACCTCGCCACCAAACACTCTTCTCCCTCACCACCTCACTCCGATTCCGGTGGTTCTCATCTTCATTTCCACACCGATTCCGATGATGAAGACGACGATCAATTACACCACCACGACGATGATGCTTCTCCTTCTCCTTTACATTTCCCTCACAAAAACCACAACACCGGTGCCGGCGGATATTACAACAATTCACCGCCGCCACATCATCATATGAACTCCAATTTTCAGATGAATTTCATGAAGAATAAACCTCCTCCACCTTCTTCAATCGTGTACGAACAGAGACCCATGAGTAACGAAACTGTTTATGTCGGTGAATCATCTTCATCTTTTTACAACCcttatcaacaacaacaaccaccatATCCTTATACCAACAATAACTATTATGCTGGATATTCAAATCCGCCTCCTCCTTCTTCTTCCTTTTATGGATCTTCACCGCCTCCTCCTATGGCTGCTTCTTCTAAACCACCACCAGCTCCACCTTCTCCTCCAAGGACTTCAACTTGGGATTTTCTCAATTTCTTCGATAGCGACGACAAGTACTATCCTCAGACTCATTATACACCGACCGCCACACCTAGCCGCGATTCCAAGGAGGTGAGGGAGGAAGAAGGGATCCCTGACTtggaagatgaggatgaagTTGTTAAACAGGTGCATGGAGATCAAAAGCTTGTTCATCCTCCTAATCATTCTCATGATCATGGTCATGGTCATCTtcatgatgaagatgatgatgatgatgatgaggatgagTCTGAAGTGGAATATGAGGTTCATGTGGTGGATAAGAAAGtcgttgatgatgatgatggcaaGCCCAAGCCCAAACCTAAGGCTAATTCTGCATTTAGACCTGGTTCTAGGAATCCCCTTGAAGTTGCCAAAGAAATTCAGATTCTTTTTCAGCGGGCTTCCGATTCCGGTTCACATATAGCCGATATTCTTGAAGTTGGAAAGCTTCGTTATCATCACAAAG CAGCTACTTCCAAGATGTTGCATCTGGTTGCACCCTCATTGTCCGTCGTGTCTTCTGCTTCAAGGAATACCCAATCCACTGAACCTAACAACATGGATCTTGATGTTGAACTCACTACCAGGTCGCGCAATCTTTCTTCTACACTCCACAAGCTATATCTATGGGAAAAGAAACTCTTTAATGAAGTAAAG GCAGAGGAAAAGATGCGGGTCGTGCATGATAGGAAGTGTCGCAAACTAAAGCGTTTGGATGAAAGGGGTGCTGATTTTAACAAAGTTGATTCCACCCGAGCTTTTATTAGGGATCTGTCCACAAAAATAAGCATGGCAATCAATGTTGTTGACAAGATTTCTATGACGATAAATAAGATAAGGGATGAAGAATTGTGGCCGCAACTGAAGGGATTAATACAGGG GTTTAACAAAATGTGGAAATCCATGCTCGAATGCCATCATAGTCAGTGTGAAGCAATTAGAGAAGCCAGAATTCTGGGTTCGGTTGCATCCAGAAAGAAAAGTGGCGATAGTCATCTTCTAGCTACCAAGCAGCTCGAACAAGAGCTTATCAATTGGACTTTCCAATTCGCTGGCTGGGTAAGTGCACAGAAAGGTTATGTCAGAGCATTGAATAACTGGCTGCTGAAATGTCTGCTGTATGTACCTGAAGAAACATCTGATGGCATAGTCCCCTTTTCCCCTGGTAGGATTGGTGCCCCCCCAATATTTGTAATATGTAATCAGTGGTCTCAAGCTTTGGATAGAATATCTGAAAAGGAAGTTGTTGAAACCATGCATGTATTTACCATGAGTGTCCTTCATATATGGGAACAAGATAAGCTAGAACTGCATCAGCAGCTGACACAGAACAAAGATCTTGAGAGAAAAGTGAGAAATATAGACAGAGATGACCAGAAGCTGCAGAAGCAAATTCAAGCATTAGAGCGGAAGATAGTCATGACATCTGGGGAAGGTAAAGGTCTCTCAGTTTCTGAGAGTATCATATATCAGAGTGACAAAAGCAGTAATCTACAGGCTAGTTTGCAGCGTATTTTTGAGGCAATGGAGAGATTTACTGATGAATCTGTGAAAGCTTATGAGGAGTTGATACAACGGAGTGAAGAAGAAAGTGCCCCTCGAAATCATGAATGA
- the LOC123923290 gene encoding protein ROOT HAIR SPECIFIC 17 — MMMHITAVKKKKNHAHTDKSRLVGIFLTGVIRRRFIHRLLISAISVSLLLLFAVLSLFAPSPVIENDFIRPRLDSDHQQSPLHVPASGGAYRHDLWNSTNSKLFAACSNAGVNFPKADSKTQPDRYLLIATSGGLNQQRTGIIDAVVAAYILNATLVIPELDHTSFWKDSSNFSELFDADWFVKFLRNDIRVIKQLPNMGEKFVSPHTVRVPRKCTPKCYEGRVLPLLVKKRAVRLTKFDYRLSNMLDDDLQKLRCRVNYHALKFTDPIQEMGKLLVERMRMKSKHFIALHLRFEPDMLAFSGCYYGGGEKERKELGEIRKRWKSLHASNPDKVRRHGRCPLTPEEVGLMLRALGFGIDTHLYVASGDIYGGEEMLAPLRALFPNFHSKETLVTKEELAPFVSFSSRMAALDYIVCDDSDVFVTNNNGNMAKILAGRRRYFGHKPTIRPNGKKLNPLFMKKDNMTWEEFASKVRTFQVGFMGQPNELRPGSGEFHENPTSCICQKSGLEVKTGGFSSPQNQTHEVDNKVENRTEKQPAEEDRELSELDYDLDIRKQVELKGTKIDSLPVLMGTDQAEVQVFFSD; from the exons ATGATGATGCATATAACAGCagtcaagaaaaagaaaaatcatgcACATACGGACAAGTCAAGACTCGTCGGAATTTTTCTTACCGGTGTCATTCGCCGTCGTTTCATCCACCGTCTTCTCATTTCTGCCATTTCcgtttctcttcttcttcttttcgcCGTTCTCTCTCTCTTCGCTCCTTCTCCTGTTATT gAAAATGACTTTATTAGGCCTCGTTTGGATTCTGATCACCAGCAATCGCCGCTTCACGTTCCG GCGAGTGGAGGTGCTTACAGGCATGATTTATGGAATTCCACCAACTCTAAGCTTTTCGCTGCCTGCAGTAATGCCGGTGTCAACTTTCCAA AGGCCGATAGCAAAACTCAGCCGGATCGATATTTGTTAATTGCAACGAGTGGAGGCTTAAATCAACAAAGAACAGGG ATAATTGATGCTGTTGTTGCTGCCTATATTTTGAATGCTACACTTGTTATTCCGGAGTTGGATCATACATCATTTTGGAAAGACAGCAG CAATTTTTCCGAACTATTTGATGCTGATTGGTTTGTAAAATTCCTCCGGAATGACATAAGAGTTATAAAGCAACTTCCAAATATGGGAGAGAAATTTGTGAGTCCACATACAGTTCGTGTTCCAAGGAAATGCACCCCCAAATGCTATGAGGGTCGTGTTTTACCCTTGCTGGTCAAGAAACGT GCTGTTCGGCTCACGAAGTTTGACTACAGGCTTTCTAATATGCTGGATGATGATCTACAAAAGCTGAGGTGCAGGGTAAACTACCATGCTCTCAAATTTACAGATCCAATTCAGGAAATGGGAAAATTGTTGGTTGAGCGGATGAGAATGAAAAGCAAACATTTCATTGCTCTACATTTAAG GTTTGAACCGGATATGCTTGCATTCTCTGGTTGCTATTATGGTGGGGGagaaaaggaaaggaaagaaCTTGGTGAAATTAGGAAGCGGTGGAAAAGTTTACAT GCAAGCAATCCTGACAAAGTAAGAAGACATGGAAGGTGCCCACTTACTCCAGAAGAAGTTGGTCTAATGCTTAGAGCTCTAGGTTTTGGAATTGACACGCACTTGTATGTGGCATCTGGAGACATCTATGGAGGTGAGGAAATGTTAGCACCCCTCAGAGCTCTTTTCCCCAACTTCCATTCAAAGGAGACCTTAGTTACCAAGGAGGAATTGGCGCCATTTGTGTCCTTTTCTTCTCGCATGGCTGCACTTGATTACATAGTTTGTGATGACAGTGACGTTTTCGTCACAAACAACAATGGGAATATGGCTAAAATTTTAGCTGGAAGAAG GAGGTACTTTGGTCATAAACCAACTATCCGCCCGAATGGAAAAAAGTTGAACCCCTTATTCATGAAAAAAGATAACATGACATGGGAAGAATTTGCATCTAAAGTTCGAACTTTCCAGGTAGGCTTCATGGGGCAGCCTAATGAGTTGAGGCCTGGCAGTGGTGAGTTTCATGAAAATCCAACATCTTGCATATGTCAAAAGTCAGGATTGGAGGTGAAAACTGGGGGATTTTCCAGTCCCCAAAATCAAACGCATGAAGTCGATAATAAGGTAGAGAACAGGACAGAAAAGCAGCCTGCTGAGGAAGATCGGGAGTTGTCTGAATTAGATTACGATTTGGACATTAGAAAGCAGGTTGAGCTCAAAGGAACTAAAATTGATTCACTGCCTGTTCTAATGGGAACCGACCAAGCTGAAGTGCAAGTATTCTTCTCAGATTAG
- the LOC123923709 gene encoding uncharacterized protein LOC123923709, with the protein MANPSGTGNHQEQHTHVNPSSFNGNSVPESSSGLAVNMKHNPGISLDWTPEEQATLEDGLTKYASLSNIVRYAKIALSLNNKTVRDVALRVRWMNKKENSKRRKDDHNLSRKSKDKKERVSDPAAKSSQISARPNVPPYAPPMITMDNDDGIPYAAIGGPTADLLEQNAQALSQISANLSSLQIQENINLLCQTRDNIIRIMNEMNDSPEVMKQMPPLPVKMNEELANSILPLPPHQPQS; encoded by the exons ATGGCGAACCCATCTGGGACTGGTAACCATCAAGAACAACATACTCATGTTAATCCTTCTTCGTTTAACGGAAATTCAGTCCCTGAAAGTTCTTCAGGTCTTGCTGTGAACATGAAGCATAACCCAGGTATATCTCTTGATTGGACCCCGGAAGAACAAGCTACTCTTGAAGATGGACTCACAAA GTATGCCTCATTATCGAACATAGTACGTTATGCAAAGATAGCCCTATCACTAAATAATAAGACTGTCCGAGATGTGGCGCTGCGAGTCAGGTGGATGAAC AAGAAAGAAAATAGCAAGAGAAGGAAGGATGATCACAATTTGTcacgaaaaagtaaagataaaaAG GAAAGGGTTTCTGACCCTGCAGCAAAATCATCTCAAATTTCTGCTCGACCCAATGTCCCTCCATATGCGCCACCAATGATTACAATGGACAATGATGATGGCATCCCATATGCAG CAATTGGAGGTCCCACTGCTGATTTATTAGAACAAAATGCTCAAGCCTTGAGCCAAATCTCTGCAAATCTGTCCTCTCTCCAG ATACAAGAGAACATCAATCTTTTGTGCCAAACTAGAGACAACATCATTAGAATAATGAATGA GATGAATGATTCACCAGAGGTGATGAAGCAAATGCCACCTCTTCCAGTGAAGATGAATGAAGAGCTGGCCAATTCCATACTTCCATTACCACCTCACCAGCCTCAGTCATGA
- the LOC123921234 gene encoding protein DETOXIFICATION 45, chloroplastic, with product MMNMKPSSSSSQCQSFTLFNFNHRHKPSSSSSSSSSYTSSCSSSSSSKFHSCYGPHLFSLNNSRRFLTLRSSKPSFVSHLNQQQQQQHSLLDDSHHNHHEDAEATPQLSSVNQTQNQNQNEKQGYFKSISDVKREIILLTLPALAGQAIDPMAQLMETAYIGRLGTLQLASAAVSVSIFNIISKLFNIPLLSVATSFVAEDMANISASDQGGSIEITGNGNPFKAVYQRNQLSSVSTALLLALGLGLFEAFALYFGSVTFLRLIGVSPGNPTLVPAQKFLSLRAFGAPAVVLSLALQGIFRGFKDTKTPFICLGIGNLSAVFLFPLLMYYFKLGVAGAAISTVLSQYIGTLLMIWCLNKRAVLLPPKMGNLQFGGYIKSGGFLLGRTLAVLTTMTLGTSMATRHGPVAMAAHQICMQVWLAFSLLTDALAASGQALIASSLSRHEYKAVKEITHFVLKIGLLTGICLTAILGVSFGSLATLFTQDLEVLQVVRTGVLFVSASQPFNALAYVFDGLHYGVSDFPYAALSMMFVGAVSSAFLVYAPSHFGLQGVWLGLTLFMALRVVAGSVRLLSKNGPWWFLHKDFQIAEMVS from the exons ATGATGAACATGaaaccttcttcttcttcttctcaatgTCAAAGTTTCACCTTATTCAATTTCAACCATAGACATAaaccttcatcatcatcatcatcatcatcatcatatacaTCATcatgtagtagtagtagtagtagtaaattTCATAGTTGTTATGGCCCACACTTATTTTCACTCAACAATTCCCGCCGCTTCTTAACCCTTCGCTCTTCTAAACCCTCTTTTGTTTCTCACctcaatcaacaacaacaacaacaacactctCTTCTCGATGATTCTCATCACAACCACCACGAAGACGCCGAAGCCACACC TCAATTATCATCTGTCAACCAaactcaaaatcagaatcaaaatgaaaaacaaGGTTACTTCAAATCAATTTCAGATGTGAAACGTGAGATTATATTGCTAACTTTGCCTGCACTTGCTGGACAAGCGATTGATCCAATGGCTCAATTGATGGAAACTGCTTACATTGGTCGACTTGGTACTCTTCAATTGGCTTCCGCTGCTGTTTCTGTTTCCATTTTTAACATCATTTCAAAGCTATTTAATATTCCACTTCTTAGTGTTGCTACTTCTTTTGTTGCTGAAGACATGGCAAACATTTCTGCTTCAG ATCAGGGTGGTAGTATAGAAATTACTGGTAATGGTAATCCTTTCAAAGCAGTTTATCAAAGAAACCAGTTGTCGTCTGTTTCCACTGCTTTGCTATTAGCTTTGGGGCTTGGACTTTTTGAGGCTTTTGCTTTGTATTTTGGATCTGTAACATTTCTTCGTTTAATCGGTGTGTCACCG GGAAATCCAACACTTGTTCCAGCACAGAAATTTCTCTCTTTAAGAGCATTTGGTGCTCCTGCAGTTGTGCTTTCTTTGGCTCTTCAAGGAATTTTTCGTGGTTTTAAAGATACTAAAACTCCTTTTATATGTCTAG GCATTGGTAATCTTTCGGCAGTCTTTTTGTTTCCCTTACTTATGTATTACTTTAAGTTGGGTGTAGCCGGTGCAGCCATTTCCACTGTTCTCTCTCA ATATATTGGGACCTTGTTGATGATCTGGTGTCTAAATAAGAGAGCTGTGTTACTACCTCCAAAAATGGGAAACCTACAATTTGGCGGTTATATTAAGTCTG GTGGTTTCCTTCTTGGAAGAACACTTGCTGTTCTTACAACCATGACATTGGGGACATCAATGGCTACTCGTCATGGTCCAGTAGCTATGGCTGCACATCAAATATGTATGCAAGTGTGGTTAGCTTTTTCTCTTCTTACAGATGCTTTGGCTGCATCTGGTCAG GCCCTAATTGCAAGTTCTCTATCAAGACATGAATACAAAGCTGTGAAGGAAATTACTCATTTTGTATTAAAG ATTGGACTGCTGACAGGCATCTGCTTGACTGCAATTCTGGGTGTATCTTTTGGATCTTTAGCTACCCTTTTTACCCAGGACTTAGAAGTCTTGCAGGTTGTCAGAACTGGAGTGTTG TTTGTCAGCGCTTCTCAACCTTTTAATGCACTTGCTTATGTTTTTGACGGTCTCCATTATGGTGTTTCTGATTTCCCATATGCTGCTCTCTCCATG ATGTTTGTGGGAGCAGTCTCCTCAGCATTTTTGGTATATGCCCCTTCACATTTTGGCCTTCAAGGTGTATGGCTGGGCTTGACTCTCTTCATGGCACTTCGTGTAGTTGCTGGTTCTGTCAG ATTACTATCAAAGAATGGTCCTTGGTGGTTTCTACACAAGGATTTCCAGATTGCAGAG ATGGTCTCTTAA